CGCACACGGGAGTTCCTCGCCCAAAGCCATACGGAATGCGGTTCTTGTCGCGGCGCGGTTCGCCCGGGAAGGAATCAACGATCACATCCGAAACGAATTGCAGGGGCAGTGCCTTGGAAATGCGTGACATGGACCGCCCGGCGGGGATTGTGGGGATTGGGTCGGCCGTTCCGGAAGGGACCCTCACTAATCAGGATCTGGAACGGATGGTGGACACCTCCGACGAGTGGATCGTCGAGCGCACCGGCATTCGAACGCGCCACATTACGGATTCCGCCACGACGACCTCCATGCTGGCTACCGAAGCGGGTCGTCGAGCGATGGCGGCTGCCGGTGTGGGGCCGGAAGACCTGGACCTCATCATCGTGGCGACGGCGACGCCGGATATGCTCTTCCCGTCCACGGGGTGTCTTGTGCAGCGGAATCTGGGCGCGTCACGCGCGGCGGCATTTGACATCGCGGCCGCGTGCACCGGCTTCATCTACGGGCTGAATCTGGCGTCGGGGATGATTGCGCTGGGCGTGCATGAGACCGTGCTGGTGATCGGTGCGGAGACGCTGACGAAGATCACCGACTACACGGACCGCGGGACCTGCGTGCTGTTCGGCGACGGTGCGGGGGCGGCGGTGGTTCGCCCGGTGGAGAAGGGGCGCGGATTCCTTTCGCTCCGGATTCACTCGGACGGGAATCTCGCGGACGAGTTGAAGCTGCCCGGCGGCGGGTCGCTGCACCCGGCCACGGAAGAGACGGTGGCGAAGCGCCTGCACTACCTTCGCATGAACGGGAACAGCGTGTTCAAGGCGGCCGTCACTTGCATGGCGGGCGCGGCTCGCGAGGCCATGGACGCCGCCGGGGTTACCACGGACGATCTGGCGCTGTTCATCCCCCATCAAGCCAACATTCGGATCATCGAGGCCACGGGACGGAAGCTGCGCGTCCCGAAGGAGAAGCTCCTGGTGAATGTGGATCGCTTCGGGAACACCTCCGCCGCTTCGATCCCGATCGCGCTGGACGAAGCGATTCAGGACGGTCGCGTGGCGGAGGGGGATCTGGTGGGAGTGGTGGCGTTCGGTGCGGGTTTCACCTGGGGATCCGCCGTCATTCGGTTGTAGGAGGGAGTCATGTCGAAGGCCGCGTTTCTGTTCCCCGGTCAGGGGGCGCAGTATGTCGGGATGGGGGCCGCGCTGGCCGCAGAGTACCCGGCTGCGCGCGCCGTGTTTGACCGTGCGTCGGAGGTGCTGGGCTTCGACCTTGCTGCGCTTTGCGCGGACGGTCCGGAGGACGCACTTCGCGAAACGCGGAACACGCAGCCTGCGCTCTTCGTCAAGAGCTTTGCCGCCTGGGAGGTGGTGCGCGGGGTGGTTCGCGCGGATTTTGTCGCCGGGCACTCTCTGGGGGAGTATTCCGCGCTGGCGGTGGCGGGAGCCGTTTCCTTTGAGGATGGTCTTCGCGCCGTGCGCCGTCGCGGGGAACTCATGTGGGAATCCGGCGTGAAACGCCCGGGGACGATGGCGGCAGTTCTCGGGATGTCCGGCGATGCTGTGGAGAACCTCTGCGCCGAAGCCAGCGCCGCAGGGGTCGTGCAGCCTGCAAACCTGAACTGCCCCGGGCAGGTCGTCATCTCCGGATCGGTCCCGGGGGTGGAACGCGCGGTGGAACTCGCGCCGGAGCACGGGGCCAAGCGTGCCATGCGGCTCAATGTGTCGGGCGCGTTTCACAGCGAACTCATGGAAGACGCGCGGGACGAGCTGGCGGCTTTCCTTGACGGGATCGAAATCCGGGACGCGGCCATTCCCGTAGTGGCGAATGTGTCCGCGAAGCCCGTGACGGAGGCCGCGCAGATTCGCCGGAACCTCGTCGACCAGATGACCTCTCCCGTTCGCTGGGAAGAGTCGATGCGCTTCCTTCTGGAGGCGGGCGTGGAGGTGTTTACGGAGATCGGTGCCGGTCGGGTTCTGCGGGGGCTTCTCCGCTCGGTGGATCGAAAGGCAAAGTGTTCAAGTGTGGGGAATGCGGAAACGATCGCGGCGGTCCTGACCGGCGCAGGGGAGGTGGCCCAATGAGTGTGCCCGTAGCTTTGGTGACGGGAGCGGCGCGAAACATCGGACGCGCCATCGCGACGCGACTTGCCGCGGACGGTTTCGATGTGGCGTGTGTGGACATGACGGAGGATTCGCTCACGGAGACGGTGGCGGAAGTGGAGTCGCTCGGTCGCCGTGCCGTGGCTGTGGCCGCGGATGTGTCGGATCCAGAGAGCAGTCGCGCCGCCGTGGACGCGACCATGGAAGCGTTCGGTCGCGTGGATGTGCTGGTGAACAACGCGGGGATCACGAGGGACGGGCTGCTCCTTCGTATGTCCGAAGAGGACTTCGGCCTCGTTCTGTCTGTGAACCTGAAGGGCGTTTTCCACTTTTCGAAGGCGGCGGCACGCCCCATGATGAAGCAGCGCTCAGGCCGGATCATCAACATATCGTCGGTGATCGGGCTGCGAGGCAATGCGGGACAGTCCAACTACGCTGCGTCGAAGGCAGGGGTGATCGGCTTCACGAAGAGCCTCGCCCAGGAACTGGCTTCGCGCGGCATTCTCGTCAATGCGGTGGCGCCGGGCTTTATCGGAACCGCCATGACCGAGAACCTCCCCGAAAGCGTCAAGGAGGGAATGCTGAAGTCCATTCCCCTCGGGAAGTTGGGGACTCCCGAAAATGTAGCGGGTATCGTATCTTTTCTGGCTTCGGAGGATTCGTCGTACGTCACCGGTCAGGTGTTGACTGTGGACGGTGGAATGGTGATGTGAGGAAAGGAGCTCTGGAATGGACTCACAGTATTTCGCGAAGGTGAAGGAAATCACGATGGAGCAGCTCGGTGTGGAAGATGCGCAAGTGACGGGCGAGGCGTCGTTCATCGACGATCTTGGAGCC
The Gemmatimonadota bacterium DNA segment above includes these coding regions:
- a CDS encoding beta-ketoacyl-ACP synthase III: MDRPAGIVGIGSAVPEGTLTNQDLERMVDTSDEWIVERTGIRTRHITDSATTTSMLATEAGRRAMAAAGVGPEDLDLIIVATATPDMLFPSTGCLVQRNLGASRAAAFDIAAACTGFIYGLNLASGMIALGVHETVLVIGAETLTKITDYTDRGTCVLFGDGAGAAVVRPVEKGRGFLSLRIHSDGNLADELKLPGGGSLHPATEETVAKRLHYLRMNGNSVFKAAVTCMAGAAREAMDAAGVTTDDLALFIPHQANIRIIEATGRKLRVPKEKLLVNVDRFGNTSAASIPIALDEAIQDGRVAEGDLVGVVAFGAGFTWGSAVIRL
- the fabD gene encoding ACP S-malonyltransferase, translating into MSKAAFLFPGQGAQYVGMGAALAAEYPAARAVFDRASEVLGFDLAALCADGPEDALRETRNTQPALFVKSFAAWEVVRGVVRADFVAGHSLGEYSALAVAGAVSFEDGLRAVRRRGELMWESGVKRPGTMAAVLGMSGDAVENLCAEASAAGVVQPANLNCPGQVVISGSVPGVERAVELAPEHGAKRAMRLNVSGAFHSELMEDARDELAAFLDGIEIRDAAIPVVANVSAKPVTEAAQIRRNLVDQMTSPVRWEESMRFLLEAGVEVFTEIGAGRVLRGLLRSVDRKAKCSSVGNAETIAAVLTGAGEVAQ
- the fabG gene encoding 3-oxoacyl-[acyl-carrier-protein] reductase — encoded protein: MSVPVALVTGAARNIGRAIATRLAADGFDVACVDMTEDSLTETVAEVESLGRRAVAVAADVSDPESSRAAVDATMEAFGRVDVLVNNAGITRDGLLLRMSEEDFGLVLSVNLKGVFHFSKAAARPMMKQRSGRIINISSVIGLRGNAGQSNYAASKAGVIGFTKSLAQELASRGILVNAVAPGFIGTAMTENLPESVKEGMLKSIPLGKLGTPENVAGIVSFLASEDSSYVTGQVLTVDGGMVM